In the Purpureocillium takamizusanense chromosome 5, complete sequence genome, one interval contains:
- a CDS encoding uncharacterized protein (COG:S~EggNog:ENOG503P8M0), giving the protein MEKHGEPAAASVLHPRKRGRPRKSTDLPLDGQQQQQQPDAEELHAAPARRGRPRQGDDTSTRREEAPATEEEVAPRRKKGRPSLQRADDVNESHRESPEPQSLQQAAPKRKRGRPSLQKAPGADKQPEEQQQQEAEAPREAQRQKRRRQSPKPPREAEIADDDDDDDDAASRVRRVQPAMNKPRKRGRPSLHGISPAQAQNKNARAWRRKPEKPRRHDEEDNNNNTDADEEEADASETQAQPNRRRRKRKPAAEQPIGRKGVPKPDQPGPGAHGRTRRRSSQGEPDQDDTRDNEPPSPSRPYARIVPRVRRVRQSTITAKWAPLSGPSLPAVSTLLYLAHRPILQRLSNTHQRREHTSAALRLITHRIARKVTRGLPFPPASMPPTSSSKSSSSSAAAAAAALRTRKQTQQQQASDGGRETELNFEGVLDGKAALDRQLEPAAHAVELLRREKEHVEQELERDYEMLRALEAGARAQAREQRGLLKKAHPLAPEPLNADHPHHRHDDDDDHDCRVFTKSRDQDPDAPRGGIFADGDVADADLRPLVAQLGGHAESMRANLAQADGVVAQLERSRGALLAALLQHLSPEQYERVVLGG; this is encoded by the exons ATGGAGAAGCAtggcgagcccgccgccgcctctgtGCTTCATCCGCGGAAGCGAGGTCGGCCCCGCAAGTCTACCGACCTGCCCCTCGACggacagcaacagcagcagcagccagacgcGGAAGAATTGCAcgctgcgccggcgaggagaggTCGGCCACGCCAAGGCGACGACACTTCAACGCGTCGAGAAGAGGCTCCAGCGACGGAAGAAGAGGtagcgccgcggcggaagAAGGGACGGCCCTCGCTGCAacgggccgacgacgtcaacgaGTCGCATCGAGAGTCGCCTGAGCCCCAGTCTCTACAACAAGCAGCGCCCAAACGAAAGAGGGGACGTCCGTCGCTACAAAAAGCGCCGGGCGCAGATAAGCAACctgaggagcagcagcagcaagaagcCGAGGCGCCTCGAGAAGCCCAGCGCCAGAAACGACGGCGCCAGTCGCCGAAACCTCCGCGAGAGGCAGAGATagcagatgacgacgacgacgacgacgatgctgctaGCCGAGTGCGACGCGTACAACCAGCCATGAATAAGCCTCGGAAACGGGGCAGGCCTTCCCTGCACGGCATCTCGCCCGCGCAAGCCCAGAACAAGAACGCCagagcgtggcggcgcaaGCCCGAGAAgccacgccgccacgacgaggaggacaacaacaacaacaccgacgccgatgaggaggaggccgacgcgTCCGAAACGCAAGCACAGCCAAATAGACGACGCCGGAAAAGAAAACCGGCCGCCGAACAGCCCATTGGACGGAAAGGCGTCCCCAAACCTGACCAGCCCGGCCCCGGGGCTCACGGCCGTACACGCCGTCGGTCAAGTCAGGGGGAGCCAGACCAGGACGACACACGGGACAACGaaccgccctcgccgtccaggccgtaCGCGCGCATCGTGCCCCGCGTCCGACGCGTACGGCAgtccaccatcaccgccaaaTGGGCACCCCTTTCCGGCCCGTCTCTCCCCGCCGTCTCAACGCTGCTGTACCTCGCCCACCGGCCCATCCTCCAGCGCCTCTCCAACacgcaccagcgccgcgagcacacgtcggccgccctgcgcctcaTCACGCACCGCATCGCCCGCAAGGTCACCCGCGGGCTGCCGTTTCCCCCGGCGTCGATGCCCCCGACCTCTTCTTCGAaatcatcgtcatcatcagcggcagcagcggcagcggcattaaggacgaggaagcagacgcagcaacaacaggcgtcggacggcggccgtgagaCGGAGCTCAACTTCGAGGGCGTGCTGGATGGGAAAGCGGCGCTAGACAGGCAGCTCGAGCCCGCGgcccacgccgtcgagctaCTCCGCCGGGAGAAGGAGCACGTGGAGCAGGAGCTGGAGAGGGACTACGAGATGCTCcgggcgctcgaggccggcgctCGGGCGCAGGCCCGCGAACAGAGGGGCCTGCTGAAGAAGGCACACCCGTTGGCCCCCGAGCCTCTCAACGCGGATCatcctcaccaccgccacgacgatgacgacgatcaTGACTGCCGCGTGTTCACCAAGAGCCGCGATCAAGACCCCGAtgccccccgcggcggcatcttcgCC GATggcgacgttgccgacgCGGACCTGcggccgctcgtcgcgcagctcggcgggcaCGCGGAGAGCATGCGCGCCAACCTCGCGCAggcggacggcgtcgtcgcgcagctcgagcgcAGCCGcggggcgctgctggcggcgctgctgcagcacctgaGCCCGGAGCAGTACGAGCGCGTGGTGCTCGGCGGCTGA
- a CDS encoding Aminoacyl-tRNA hydrolase (TransMembrane:1 (n3-14c18/19o212-234i)~EggNog:ENOG503P1Z1~SECRETED:SignalP(1-18~SECRETED:cutsite=ASA-QD~SECRETED:prob=0.9337)) gives MRFSASAIVAALPLLASAQDDPFAPYKAQLQQILNTAVSYIPNPGKHDPVAALEAKLGSMRLSTLTLENWKDTLTEHVTPKTTVPDEWWVLISGRNKTCFGHCGKIEQAFNETAAKFAITPGSPRMAYLNCDDQPILCNSWGVGTGYVWSFNMLPPPAQIDIYKKRLNFTTTASSDLVAASKSKDGHGWVKLDSWFHPFEGKAAELGLAVPWGYLVWGFNLVPNWLFMILVSFISRSMMSNRMNTMGNDRRPGAAGSGGARPAAAGSS, from the exons atgcgcttctccgcctctgccatcgtcgcggccctgCCGCTCCTCGCCTCCGCGCAGGACGACCCCTTTGCACCGTACAaggcccagctgcagcaaaTCCTCAACACGGCCGTGTCCTACATCCCCAATCCGGGCAAGCATGACCCCGTCGCtgcgctcgaggccaagtTGGGCTCCATGCGCCTGTCGACCCTGACGCTCGAGAACTGGAAGGACACCCTGACCGAGCACGTCACCCCCAAGACCACCGTCCCTGACGAGTGGTGGGTGCTCATCTCTGGCCGGAACAAGACCTGCTTCG GCCACTGCGGCAAGATCGAGCAGGCCTTCAACGAGACGGCCGCCAAGTTCGCCATCACGCCCGGATCGCCGCGCATGGCCTACCTCAACTGCGACGATCAGCCCATCCTGTGCAACAGCTGGGGTGTCGGCACCGGCTATGTTTGGTCTTTCAACATGctcccgccccccgcccagATTGACATTTACAAGAAGAGGCTCAACTTTACCACCACGGCCTCCTCcgaccttgtcgccgcctccaagaGCAAGGACGGACATGGCTGGGTCAAGCTCGACTCCTGGTTCCACCCCTTCGAGGGCAAGGCtgccgagctcggcctcgccgtcccgtGGGGCTACCTCGTCTGGGGTTTCAACCTCGTCCCCAACTGGCTCTTCATGATCCTCGTCTCCTTCATCAGCCGAAGCATGAT GTCTAACCGCATGAATACCATGGGCAACGACCGacgccccggcgccgctggctcTGGTGGTGCAcggcctgccgctgcgggcTCCTCGTAG
- a CDS encoding uncharacterized protein (COG:S~EggNog:ENOG503P3ZK): protein MAPNESEILTNYLLQPAPLTAITTFEQFRAFFPRPLQSSPQVRALFRDLQARRNAVVDAVAANIAAEAKRGAVMRREVLRLRREAERDDVDGEIEMERALFGDESGAKKARHTLPSVVPELDGAADALEAEIKHLEAEERALLESIRQTVGGLSDLRYGKLANDQLRDDILDGLKSLQAACDAKS, encoded by the coding sequence atggcgcccaaCGAATCCGAGATCCTCACCAACTACCTCCTCCAGCCCGCGCCCctcaccgccatcaccaccttTGAGCAGTTCCGGGCCTTCTTCCCGCGCCCGCTCCAGTCCTCACCGCAGGTGCGCGCCCTGTTCCGCGACCTCCAGGCCCGCCGcaatgccgtcgtcgacgccgtcgccgccaacatcgccgccgaggccaagcgcGGGGCCGTCATGCGCCGCGAGGTGCtccggctgcggcgcgaggccgagcgcgacgacgtcgacggcgagatcGAGATGGAGAGGGCTCTCTTCGGGGATGAGAGcggcgccaagaaggccCGGCATACGCTCCCCTCCGTCGTCCCAGAGCTAGACGGCGCGGCTGATGCGCTCGAGGCAGAGATCAAGCAtctcgaggcggaggagcgagCGCTTCTCGAGTCTATTCGGCAGACAGTCGGTGGTCTGAGCGACCTGCGCTACGGCAAGCTCGCAAACGATCAGCTACGGGACGACATCTTGGACGGGCTCAAGTCGCTGCAAGCCGCCTGCGACGCCAAGTCTTGA